CGACAACTTCTGGAGttgggcgttggaaacctcgtctgggcccgcagctttcctggggttcagggcacgcaggatggacgacacctcctccgctgacgtctcttcaatgacgtcatcgtcgtcgcgtgcctccaagtagcgtgggagccggtcagcaaccaggtcgtcgtggacagcgtcggtcgggtcttcgatcggcgtaaaggcagcctcaaagacgtctgcgagggcatcagccttcgcagctggttcgcagacagccggaccattgaccagcagtggagggatacgttgcgtgcggcgtaggaaacgcttcgtcgtctgccaggccgtgccgtcgtcaagacagagggtgacgaccttgttattccagtcgcgattgtgatggttgtcaatggcgacccggatatcccgccgcatcctgttgaggaggcgcttggtgtcggcatttcttgtccgctgccactcccggtagacccggttcttctcagtggtggccgcaaggatgtccggcggcagctggcgggagtagtcaggcggagttcgAGGTCGGGGCGGggttgctatgttggcagcgtcgatcgtggtggccgcaaagtgcagaagtgctgtgtCCGCTCCAGCTTTTGCAGGGGGCGGCGctgcggcgagtgagtccgtcacggctgcttgaaatctgccccagtcgatgccagcaagtgagatgcctcgcctgggctgttgcagggcgtctaagtcgatatcgaaaactaccgggacatgatcagaagacagagccgtcctcgtcgtggcggtgatctgatgagggatgcccttgacgaccgcgatgtcgatgatatccgggaggccacgggcagggaagattgtcggatcgtacggccccaccacaagcgcatggtgtcgctctgctacccggagcaggcagcggccagcggcattggtgatcctggagttccaggagacatgtttactattgaagtccccggcgacgaacacctgccccctcaaggagagcagagcatcgatgtcagcagggtccagtggacgagacggcggccggtaggcagcgacgaacgtgatggcgcccgccgaggtgtgaacgacgacaccagtggcctccagggttgccaatgggggaagttgtatcacgtgatgacgaatgccattgcggacgtaaacggctgtcccgccacccgccgtcagtcgatcggtgcgatagctggagtagttggccgccctgacgtcgaccccaggcttcaggtgggtttcgttgataaggcagacgtcgacggcttcatctcgaagaaattggcgaagttcaccagcttgagtgcggacgccgttggcattccacgcgacgaccgtgagccctctaatgctgcccatggtgcagctggtgagtgttgacagcagtcggggccggagaggccagcggcacagcagcggtgagttgctgtgacaggacttcaatcaatttcatagcactggtcaccaaggcagtgagctgcgcgacgaggttggccaggtcagcggtggaggcagccggcgcggccccatcgctggaagggggaggcgtggctgactcgcttggagagtccacctggggccgctcgactgacggtgctgagcgctgggtacccacggggcgctgacccccgcgcaggcATTGGCGGGGCGCGGTGTGGCCGAcggcccgggagaggcagtacccgggtccgccactagcagctgtggtggaggcgcaggagcctcaggtatcggcacggcatcggacgcggcaggagcaggagcagccgacgcagccgggacggcggagggcgcccctgacgttgccgccgcgaaagagacgccgggctgtctcgttgctggcttcttcggatgtggcgctggtgtttggccacgttggcgagcgatggcacgcttccacacctcacacccacgatagctggccatgtgagcaccgccacagagtgcacaagtcggcttctcagtgggcggacgggggcacgcacttcctgggtgtgcgccggcgcatttaacacatctgtccggcatagagcagtggcgcgcaacgtgattgatcccctggcagcgaaagcactgcacagggcctctcctggagcgaagatcttcggtctgaaccggaacgtcggcgacccgcgtcgattggtatagtttgcggttctccacggtgtcggagcagacaaccaggaagagcggcatatcatcgcgcgatttaggcgacttcatcttcacgactgcccgtatgtagaagcccagctCAGtgagttcgcgatgcaggtgatcggcttccatgttgaatgggaggtcccggatgacaatcttcaagactttgtcaggtgcggaagcgtgggtatagaacgggataccacgctcagacgcctcctgagtgacccggtgATAGTCGTCAGCAGTTCGGAGTATGACCCTGTACAGGtttcgtccggcaggcttcacagtatacacggccgttgtccagctgcgcaagaACTTCTgaagttccccatagggcggccgaaactggaggaccaacggcggaagatgggagtctttcttcggcgcaggatcgcgcggcagctggtccggcgcgtcagcgagcgcgtcgaatgagttggcgacggcagttggaagcgtcgtcgatgactgcatgcgtcttgcagtgcgccgagccgggacaaaaccatcagcgtcaggggtgAAATCTtccttggccctcttctcgatcggcgagctgcgaacatcGGACGTCGcagctgttgccctcctcttctgtttcccacttcgtccgcgtggctgaggggcggtggagctctcatcttcagaatcggggagcggaacagacagcgctgtcttcaaagtttccggagctgtgtccatcaaatccatagccatagcactggtcgtcataagtggggggccagatggggccgccgacggcgcaagcgcggccggacggcaatctgccacacccttcgcgtcgctagcaagcgcaggtacgttcttctcgcggctgcacatctcagcgacttttgtcttcttcctgttccttggtccttgggtcgatcgagtccaatatttatgcctgggaggagctgggcgttccctaatcggtccgcgccgagtcgagtgttccatctgtggttcgcgcccgccagactcggcttcaacggatccctccagtcgcggatgttccgactgccgtcggcgccggttttggccgtcctcaacggttgtggttgtcatttgaggtgtgtcagacccgatctgagatgttgggtactctatctcatgactgttactacggtttccacttctgttgcgtgctgggcgctccctaatcgatccgcgccgcgtcgtgtgttccatctgaggtccgcgcccgccagacgcggctacattgtcccgctctggtcgccggtgttccctccgccgtccgcgcccggcctggccgtctactgaagtcgagttcatgatctggggtgtgtcagatctggtctataatgtccaacaccttgtctcacggctgttccctcggcctccacttatatttctgcagaatcccggagtgtcctgcgttgagttttcacaagctcaagagcaggattccaggcagtgctgatttggtatcccgagtcacggttgattagattgtctgtgaccttaatctctattgcttctttaatgacactgtcccaaaatcttgaggtctgtgtcacaatcttggtgtcattgtaatccattgaatgaccaagttccagacaatgctctgctatggctgatttagttgcctgcctgagtttggtatgtctctggtgttctttacacctgatgtccacagttctggtggcctggccaatgtatgacatcccacactggcagggtatgttgtaaatacctggcttgcgtagccccaggtcatcttttacattccccagcatagccccaatatggtgggtgggcaaaatatgctcttgatgtcatatttctggagaatactgctgatcttggtagagataggtccggcatatggcaagtatgccatcttctttgcctcttctagttcttcttctggatcctttggccggttggcaggttgaagtgccttctggatatctctagaggagtacccattcctgctgaacactgattgtaagtgttctatgtctgtggccagactatcaggatctgacagagtttgtgctctgtggaccagtgttttgagcactccattcttctgtgcctgATGGTGGCAaatgctggcttgaaggtataagtcagtgtgcgtaggtttgcggtacacactgtgtccaaatgtgccatctccctttctcttcaccagaacatgcaagaatggaagtattccatccttctccatttccattgtgaacataatgttcggatggcaagagttcagatgtagcaggaactcatctaacttccctctaccatggggccagatgacaaaggtatcatccacatacctaaaaaagcacttgggttgatatgtggctgaagatagtgcttcctcttcaaacctttccataaataggttggccaccactggtgatagagggctgcccatcggCAGCCCTTctctttgttcataaaattgacccccatataggaagtacgagggatccgttgaagccgagtctggcgggcgcggaccacagatggaacactcgactcggcgcggaccgattagggaacgcccagctcctcccaggcataaatactggactcgatcgacccaaggaccagtctcaggtagcacttgaagaagacagcgaggtgcactgttgaaatatcgtgcgagaacgacgggaacatccggctggattcccgaatatccaagatgtcatcagatcgccgggaaagcatgaagaattacatccgaaaaaaatgttgcttaccgttttagtcaagttcagtgttgtctccttcaaagtagttcccttctgactgcacacactttttccagtgcttttgccattgatggtaactcatcttctgtaatatgctCCAAGACTctcatcacagctttttggacatcttgtgttgtttgaaaatagtgtcccttgactgccgttttgactcttggaaatagaaaaacgtTACGCGGAGCGATATCTGGCAAATAAGGTGGCTGTAGTAGAACTGAaacttgttttgaggttaaaaattgatatactgacagagcagtatgggatggcgcattatcgtgacgcagaatccaattatcagcaatgttggcacggacacgaagaactcttttacgaagtctttctaaaatttatttgtagtgacattggttaactgtttgttcaggaggcacccactctttatggacAATTTCCCTGGAATCAAGGAAGCACAAAAGTATGCATggccgtccactgcggtcttcatcttcaacattcgttctgccttcactaaacagtttatgccaacgaaaaacttgagctcttgatataaCCTCCTCTCTAAAAGCTTTCTGAACCTTACCGCAAGTTGTCGGCgcgttttcacccagtttaacgcaaaaagaaatggcataccgctgCGCAAAATTATGCGCTTCCATTTCCGTAACGAgaaacacaaacatgtgttaacttattacagcacaattcacgactgagcagttgcattgatgtgccacttggactagaagcagcttatagaccaaggtcaaagatactgtgcctacacaagcctacaGGGTTGCCCATCtcgaaagaaaatcagtctcattactttattgtcacacctcgtaggtctcaatttgaagaagaaatttctgagaatgtatgtttcgaGTATAGTATtgcatggcagtgagacatggaccatgggaaaaccgggacagaagagaatcgaagctttagagatgtggtgctatagaagaatgttgaaaattaggtggactgatgaggttagGAACGAGGGATTTCTCCGCAGGATCCGTGAGGAAATgaacatatgggaaacactgacaaatagAAGGGACAAGATGAGGGGAGAaatatcatggaataacttccatggtactagagggagctgtagagagtaaaaaccagaggggaagacagagattgtaatgttgttgttgcggtcttcagtccagagactggtttcatgcagctctcgatgctactgtttcctgtgcaagctttttttaTCTgcaaacaactactgcaacctacatccttctgaatctgcttagtgtattcatctcttggtctcccgctacgagttTTGCCCTCAACACTGCCGTCCAATTCTAAATTGgaggaacatgtcctatcaaccgatctcttcttctagtcaagttgttcacaacttcttcttctccccaattttattcagtacctcctcattagttacttgatcaacctatctaatcttcagcattcttctgtagcaccacatttcgaaagcttctattcttttctcgtcTAAACCAtctatcataatacactcctggaaattgaattcattgtcccaggaaggggaaactttattgacacattcctggggtcagatacatcacatgaccacactgacagaaccacaggcacatagacacaggctacagagcatgcacaatgtcggcactagtacagtgtatatccacctttcgcagcaatgcaggctgctattctcccatggagacgatcgtagagatgctggatgtagtcctgtggaacggcttgccatgccatttccacctggcgcctcagttggaccagcgttcgtgctggacgtgcagaccgcgtgagacgacgcttcatccagtcccaaacatgctcaatgggggacagatccggagatcttgctggccagggtagttgacttacaccttctagagcacgttgggtggcacgggatacatgcggacgtgcattgtcctgttggaacagcaagttcccttgccggtctaggaatggtagaacgatgggttcgatgacggtttggatgtaccgtgcactattcagtgtcccctcgacgatcaccagaggtgtacggccagtgtaggagatcgctccccacaccatgatgccgggtgttggccctgtgtgcctcggtcgtatgcagtcctgattgtggcgctcacctgcacggcgccaaacacgcatacgaccatcattggcaccaaggcagaagcgactctcatcgctgaagacgatacgtctccattcgtccctccattcaagcctgtcgcgacaccactggaggcgggctgcacgatgttggggcgtgagcagaagacggcctaacggtgtgcgggaccgtagcccagcttcatggagacggttgcgagtggtcctcgccgataccccaggagcaacagtgtccctaatttgctgggaagtggcggtgcggtcccctacggcactacgtaggatcctacggtcttggcgtgcatccgtgcgtcgctgcggtccggtcccaggtcgacgggcaggtgcaccttccgccgaccactggcgacaacatcgatgtactgtggagacctcacgccccacgtgttgagcaattcggcggtacgtccacccggcctcccgcatgcccactatacgccctcgctcaaagtccgtcaactgcacatacggttcacgtccacgctgtcgcggcatgctgccagtgttaaagactgtggtggagctccgtatgccacggcaaactggctgacactgacgggggcggtgcacaaatgctgcgcagctagcgccattcgactgccaacaccgcggttcctggtgtgtccgctgtgccgtgcgtgtgatcattgcttgtacagtcctctcgcagtgtccggagcaggtatggtgggtctgacacaccggtgtcaatgtgttttttttccatttccaggagtgtattaactattgcaatacacccagcaaataattgaggacgtagctcgCAGTTACTTCTCTGAGATGAAAAAAtgggcacaggtgaggaattcacGTGAGGCACTGTTCAGTCATTTAAACTGTTAGGCTCAAAAAGGGCGCAACAAACCGTTAAATGAACTGAAACTTGTTTTAATCCTTAATTGTGCAtaggaattattattactctgGGAAAGCACGTTACTAATAGTAATTCCGACCgattttaactgtgtgtgtgtatgtatgtttaacCCAAATTGAAGCTATAAATTGTCCTTAGTTATTAGTATGATCGTATGAAGTTTTTAGTTGTATGTCTGTGTATTGGTGTGTAACACTGCGCAATTACTATGTGGGGGTGTAATTATGATCGAACAACCGTACGTGGAAAGGCTGTCAAGTGCAGAATCATTGTGAACAATTATGTTGTAGGTGGTGTGTACGTTTGTATGTCCTATCCACACACCCATACAAAACAATCACTTAATCAAAGTCCGCTTGTTCTAAATTGATAGTTCGGATTTCTCCATAAAACAAATTTCAATATGTCGTTGATACCTATTGTGACTATTCAAGCAAAATAAGCATTGTTCCGGAGGTTAAAAACTGTTTAGATTCATTCACTCGCTACACACCAGTAGTTACACATTCACTTCCATGGTTTGGTCACCTAGAAAATCATCAGTTTGAATAAGCAGTCTGATCGACACACTTTCATATACACCAACCGACAATTACTTACTTGTGATAGATAACTCAGCTTACTTCTCCTCCCCGAATCTTCGGTGATTCCTGTAATGTTCTATTATTTCGCTTCTTTTATGGTACTTATTCATGCGGTGCGCATGAAACAGCAGGGACAGTCGTAGTGCAACAAATAACTGTTGTGTAGCCTTTTGTTTGCGGCGGATTCGAGTAAACGTAAAACTTTTAGACTTTCGAACTGAACATTTAACTTCAGGCCACATAATTATTTGCAGGCTCTTCCTCCTAATTTAAGCATACACACCCTGATTTCTGCGTAATATCACAGTATCTAAAACAATCAGGTGAAATGAATAAATTGCGTAATTATTTTAACGGATCTTGTTTGGTTGAGTACAATTTCAGTCTTCATTTAATGATCCATAAACAATATAGACTTGACTTCAAGTTGACTATGTCTTAGCAATGCCATGAAACTGCACTTCTTTTCTAATGACACCCAACAATGCACTTAAAGCTCCCGAAATTCAGTACACCATCGTGATTCAAATTTAATCACTAAGTACACATATTACATGTAACTCACAAGAATAATTATCCTGTCAGAGAATCATTGCGCTGACGACCATCTGTCACGTCGTATTATCGCTGACTGTTCGAGGCACTTTCAACTGTCTGGCTATATCAGCCCCGACTCGCCACTTGCGCGCCTAACTCACTGCAGTTCAACATAAGAACGTACAGTTTGTAGACATTCATAAAGTTTCTAAAATGGTACAGCATAACAATTGATTAAAGGCAGACGGTTATTAAATTTCAAAGTGCAAAGTGTATATATGGTTCGATTATACACCCAAAGCGCATATATAAAATACTCGTAACTGCACTTATAATATCACTTCTTACCTAAGTTATCGTTTTGATAACTTACTTTTATCCACCAAACCAAAAGTAGCTATTTTCAGCAACAGGATGAAAGCATAACTTAACTTACAGTATGACAATACCTCTGCAATAATTACTAAACTTTGTAGAGAAGATCGCCAAGCCCTAAAGGAGCTAATTTTCTTAATTGCTTCTGAAATTTACTGAATAACCgaaaagtaaaatatattttatcaCAGTAATTATACCAAAAAACAAGATAGATACAAGCAATATTGTTTCTTACACAGCACTTTGGCTACCATGTGTGAAATCTGATACTTAATAATTACTGAAAATTAATCATATTAACGTGAGTATCTATTTCAAATTAATATAATGATAGCAAGTAAAAAGCAAagcaaaatttataaaattgtcgttttaacacaaattattttttaaaacttgCCAAAGGAAATATGATCATGAAAAGTCTCTaggcaaaatgaaatttaaaactatGAGAATGTAAAAATTCCAAGTTGTTCAAATAAAGAAATGTTCAACACGTGCACTGAGACGATTCTAATGCTCTGTACGATggctaattaaaataaaatttaaaagaagactaaATTTCTAGCCTTGTAGTTGATTTGCTGTCGCAATTTGTTGTGGTAAACAATTCTACACCTTTTCTTCATGTCTCTGCCAATGTGAATTAATACTGACTTAACGAAGCCTTTGTTCCAATTGCAGCGGTGCCTCAAATACTTTGTTTGGTACATTGTATGTCCAGAGATTCTTGCATCCGTGATAAATGAATTTCAGAGACGCCTTATAAATGTGTAAGCTATAGCCACACCACTTTATAAATAGTTCTACACACACAACTAAGCGCATTTTTAAATTTACATCTGCAGACATCGACAACATTTCCACACTCTGTCCGGCCTCCCTGCCTACTAtacacgaggctaagtgcaccaaaGCGGTGCAAAAGAAAAGCTTACATGGATGAAAATTTGAAAGTTGAATTTAACAAAATGCAATTTCCTGGGAGTGATACAATCATTTACTTTTTTATAATAATTGTTTGTAGCACATTACAATTTCTATTCAAGATATACTGTATTAAAAAATATTCAGTAATatttaaactttctggcagattaaaactgtgtgccggaccgagactcgaactcgggacttttgccattcgcg
The Schistocerca gregaria isolate iqSchGreg1 chromosome 1, iqSchGreg1.2, whole genome shotgun sequence genome window above contains:
- the LOC126284437 gene encoding mucin-5AC-like, yielding MCSREKNVPALASDAKGVADCRPAALAPSAAPSGPPLMTTSAMAMDLMDTAPETLKTALSVPLPDSEDESSTAPQPRGRSGKQKRRATAATSDVRSSPIEKRAKEDFTPDADGFVPARRTARRMQSSTTLPTAVANSFDALADAPDQLPRDPAPKKDSHLPPLVLQFRPPYGELQKFLRSWTTAVYTVKPAGRNLYRVILRTADDYHRVTQEASERGSACPRPPTEKPTCALCGGAHMASYRGCEVWKRAIARQRGQTPAPHPKKPATRQPGVSFAAATSGAPSAVPAASAAPAPAASDAVPIPEAPAPPPQLLVADPGTASPGPSATPRPANACAGVSAPWVPSAQHRQSSGPRWTLQASQPRLPLPAMGPRRLPPPLTWPTSSRSSLPW